CTGGggaccaaattccaaatatcggagttatgcttcccaagccaatgatgccaacaaaataataagtccCCTACTGAACCTAGCATGACCCAATCGATCCAAAACAACTGAAGCATATACGtccacaaagaatgagctatcggacaaaaaagtaataggTGATCCACAGATTCCATATTACAACAGCACATACAACAACGATTCGCCAAAGGACGACCACGAAGCATAAGGTTATCCAAAGTTAGAATCCGACCATGAGCTACTGTCCACATAAAAAATgccacccttttaggaaccttGACTTTCCATATGCCCTTCCAAGGGAAAGTGGAAGGAGTTGCATTTCGAATCTTACAATAAAAAGACCGAATGTCAAACTTCTCACTTCCATTAAGACCCCCAACAAAGCTTGTCACACCCTTCACCCCTAGGAATTCGggtttggatgaaatgaagaagaGAATATGAAGCCGCtaactcccaatcattaaattcCCTATAAAATCTTAAACTCCACATTCTATCATTATCACACACTGGAGTGCTTAACACTTCAGTGGGTGATAATGACAGAGTAATATTTGCTTGCCcaaatactttcttttttatctaaCATTTCACAATTCTATtggttttatataaatatatatatatatatatatatttttaaaccatataaaaaaaatggttttatatattttttatttattttatgccCCACTAACTTTGAACCATCATTTAACAAGAGGATGTTAATAAATTGAATGTGGAACCGGTCATCTCATCTCCTGATCATGTCTTTCTTTAGTCATCTTCAAATTTAGCATTTTACCTgatctttaattaaatattttaatagcaTATAATTCCAACAGAATATTTACAGATTATGCTAGGCTACCCTTGATAATCAAGTAAAGTGGGTTATGCAGTTAAATAATTGTGACGAAGCCTTCACAAAGACATTAACGCATGATTTGTACTCAAAACAGCAGCTACAACTCATCTTTTAATTACCAACAATAATTGAAAACAGCTGTACAAAACAGCTATTTACCTTCCAACAATAGAAGATGTGTACTTCTGCCCAGCTAGAATATACTCCACAACCATTGTAAATACCACAGTAGTCCGCCTGAGGGTGGTGTACATGGGAACATTTACTCCACGTACAGACTCCATAGTGGCTAGCTTTCAAGTAGAAATTGAGGAATAATAGACATTAATAACAATTGACAAATGCTGTACTTCTAATGTACCCAAGAGGAATGTCTTCAACATTGCAAAATACTTACCATGTAAAGCAAATAGGCTCCTGCAAGAGGAAGAGTGTGCCTCAATGTCTTCAAAGGTACAAGTGTTGTGACATTATCAGATACAGTCAAAGATTCACCTACCGTAAAAGAAATCATCTTCAAGTGTCTCATTACATAGAGAAAACAACATGAACATATCATCTGCAGTGAAAACAACATGAACATATcatgaataaaaaattcttcCATTGGCATTCAACTGAAAGGCCAAGCCAGTAAATTTGAAAGCACAGAAGCATAAAGCAGATaacatttttttgggggggtggggggagagGAAAGAAAGCATACTGATAACAACCAGAAACAGAACAAATGGAGTAAAAACGTATCAATACTCGAGCTTCAAAGTTTTTATTATAGCCCAGACTTGCAGCATTGGCAGTGCAAATCAGCGCATTAATTAGTCAGGTGAGCATAAAagttttacataaaattttggaGGGAATGGAGGGAATCAAAGTTGGCAGAGAAGATGACGAACCATGAAAAATTTTGAGGACTGCATCATTCTATAAGGCAAGATTTCGAATAGTGGCTCAATGACTCAAGATAAGCAAACTAGTGGGATGTCTAAACAAACTAGTAGCCTAAACACTCAGAGTACATGACAGAGTTTATTAAGTATGAAGTccataaagaaataaaattaaaaatttattccaaaagaaaaaaaggcttGTAAGACTTAGGAAACTTCAGAAACAATGTTCCTTTTCATTACTCATACCCATgcaataaataaagaaagactaATGATTGCAAGAAAACGAATATACCTGAAAGAGTGTGATGACATTTGCAGACGGGAAGCTATAGGATGAAAGAGCAGCTTTGTTGAACAATATCAAGAGCACTGCAGAGCACATGGgaagaaaattaaaagtcaaGTGTAACATTAGACGGGTCTCAGAAAATTTTCAATGCTGGATATATTCATGatatcatattattaaaataagcAAAATCTATTACTAGAGGATTACACCTAATGGCTTTTCCATACATCCAAATTTCCTTCACCAAGTATAACTGAACAGGGACTCCAGGCTCTTCTTACTCCAAACtaaaagctctctctctctctctcatcaaatATAATTGAAAGGGACTCAAGACTCTTCTTACATGAGTGGGAAACCAACATATATGAGTgcactttaatttttatttttataagagtaACACTTTTATTGAAATCAAAAAATAGACCACAAACTCAGGATGTGTATGCAGTATACAAATCTAAACAGTAAATGAACAAGAATGAAGCATCAGCGCACGAACTTAAGCTTATTCTACTCAAATCTTTATTTGAGTGAATGAATGCATCCAATCTATGCTCCTTTGATGCTACTCTTGAGATAAGTAACTtaactttaataataataaaaaagtaaccCAAGTACACAGGGTATACTGTGGGTACAACACAATCAAGCTCTTAAGTCACAATGATCAATCAGATCTAAAACagaagtaaaagaaaatgaGCCCAAAGCTAgaatacaaacaaacaaatatttaaagaaaaacaacttaaaattttgagtAGTCTGCTCACAGCCCTcaaaacttgtaaaattttGTTCCTGCCAAATATACTACATTAAACAATGTGGCACTACATTTCAAATGGTGATGTTCTGATGATGGTCAAACTGACCCTATCAAAAAGCTAGCATATCCAGAACTCACTGCGGCATAACCCATTGGACACCAAACAATTTAAATACCATATTTCACAACTCAACAGCTATAAGGCAGTGAAGAAGTGAATGGTCCACAGTCCCCCCACTACATTTACACATAATATCAATCTAACACAATAATTGGTCTCTTCTGTAAATTATCAATAATCAAAATCCTCCCTAAAGCAGCAGTCCACGAAAAAAGAGTGACTCTAGGTAATACCTCTGATCTCCAAATAATTTTCCAAGGAAAATACATACTGGTAGTAGTACCCTTTAACTTCAAAGCCCCAACCCTTCACtagcttcttccttcttcttcttcttcttcttcttatttttcttttttggtgataAGTTTACCCTTGCTAGCTTCCATCAAAGTTTGTCTTCCTCGCTCCCCCTCAAAGAAGTAGAATAAAGAGATCCACAAAAAATCGATGAAGGCTCCGACTCTCCATTCTACACTGAACGTGAGAAATGTAGATCCTAGTGAAGAACACCATTATAGAATTACGTAATATTCACAAAAGAGGAGTCCCTATAACAACTGATTCCAAATAATTCcagttaggcctaggcctttAGCGAACAATCATCACACCACAAATCatgccaaaacttcactctagttCTATCTCCCACCTCATACTGAAGATACCAAGAAAAAGTCACCCACTCCTGTCTTATAGAATTCCAAACACTAACACTGAAGGGACCCAGCACCACTTTAGTACACCAACCTCCTCATGAACTCCCATACTTGACCCTATCAGCCTCCTCCAAAGTAGCTCTATCTCAGTACCATATCTCCCCAGTCACTTCCCTAATAGAGCTTAATTAAATCTTCTCAAATTTTGGATACCTAGACCCCCATCCTCAATAGGTGCACACATCTGACTCTAGTTCACCAAGTGGAACTTGGGCTTCTGACCTAAACCACTTCATAAGAATTCTCTCTGTAAATTCTCAATACAGGTGCACTATAATTAATTGACATTTCCTTAGTAAGTTGTCAATCGTTTTATTATTTGGATAAATATAGTATTAAAGATTATGATATTACGTGGTGTCAAGGATGACTGACTAAGCATAACGTATAGACTCATGGATCATGTGCAATCCAGATTTTGAGGCTAAATTGGTAGGACAAAGCTAGTTACAAATGTAGCCAGTGGAAACAAAATTCTAGACAACTATTATTATGAATATTGATAAATTTTCCATGAGACATACTCTCAGGAAGCATTCTATGTTAATTTCTGGTGCTAAATACTTCAGAAACTTTTAAGAAAGGTTTTGAAGCACCAAGTGCAGCGAGTTGAGGTGggaaacttttttaaaaaactcaaaacaacaCTTTCAAAGGAGTTTCCATGTGCACAACAACGGAACACAAGGAGTGTGTGATGCTTGTGGGGAAATGTATTCAAGGAAATATGCAGCAAAATCTCAGCTGAGAACAAATAAGCCGGGCTTATGATGCAGGGAATTTCAAGTAGCTACATCCTAAACCTCTTGTAactaattagttagttagttagttagttagttagttagttagatgATTGCTTAAACATTGGCCAATAGGATTTAGAAACTTGTCAACCATCTAGAAGGCTGCCAATACCAAACAGCCGGTATAAGTACCACGCTGTAGATACTTTGTAACCAGTTTTGTTTGTTAATGAAAATACTTAGCCTTGAGTGCCATTGTAGAGAACTGAGTGTTCTTTGCAGAGGTGCTATCCACCTATAAGTTCCTCTAAGAAACTCACATTCTTATTCATCAAACAAGCCTAAACAACCATCCTACTTAGCTTGCATCAGCTTATCTCTCAATGGCAGTATGTCAATTGAGTAACACAAGCACACATAGCTTCCAACACAAGAAAGGGAATAATGAAAAGGATCATTATTTGTGATTTGAGTGTGAAAAATCAGCATCATGAACACAATAACTAATGTGATGTTGATTACGCCATTGACCCACGGATGTTGATCAAATGAGAAGATATGGGCTGCCAGTACTACTCATAGATTAATAGCAGTTAGAGAACAACCAAGTAATACCCACAATGTGAGTACCAAATGGAAATGAGAACCTTGAACgctattttagaaaattttattttctcccaTATTCCAAAGAATTCCACCTATGTTTGTGCTTATTGTCATATATTTTATTCACAACCGGTCCCAAGCCCGGGAAAAGGAGGTGGGTTGCCATAAGTTGACGGCCAGCATAAAATTTAGTCACTCTAATATGAAAGGATCCACTACAAATACTCGTTGtgacgttgttgttgttgttgatgttgtatGCCTAATGGTACTTGACAAGGCCAGGTGAATTCAAGCATATGAAAATATAGCATAAACTAAACCCAAGTGCCCAATCATGGATACTCAACATGACATGTGGAAGTGCAATTTCTCACAGAATTTCGCACATCCAACTCTATCTTAACGCAGATTCAGATGGACAAAAGGGCAGCCAAattagagacaaaattaaataCAGTTATAAGCCAACATAGAAATTTCGTAAACAAGCAAAATCTAAAATCACATTTTGAAGAACCGTAATACTATAAATTGACAATTGAAAAAGACATACAAATGTAATAATAATTATCAAGATCGTACTGATAATTTTTACCTGCGCAAGACATGTACGAGATTGCCGCATAGGCTCCTCGTTTGGTCATGGCAGAACCTTTGAAAAGCTTCTCTTCGCCTCTGAGAGGTTTGTCTCTGTCTTCGTCTCCGGGAGGATCGGATATCGGCAACATCGGATTCGATGAGCTCGAAGCCTTCAAagacatctctctctctctctctctctctctctctctcaaattctcAATGTTCTTCGCGAAATGGAGGTGTTCTTCTTCGCCTGCGAAATTTCCACCTTATTTCAAAGCTCTGGCTCGGAACATCCGTCAAAGTCAACGGCTTCCTAATGCGGTGCGTTTAGTGCTCCTATGAGTCAGTCCTGGCAGGCAAACGGGTCGGATCCAATTGGGTTCAGGTCAGAAACGGTGATCCTAAACGTATTGTATAAATACAGGTCCGGTCAATCCGGCTGGGCGACCCAATCATGTTCGTGTGGACTAGTATATTTTcaaatgcaaaataataaaagttgaatgAGACGAAAATTCTTAGAGGATATTTGGTTTGAGAAATAAAATAGGTATTTTTTGTGCGTAAGGATAGAGTTTGGTTCCTAAGCCCAAAGGGTTAAAAGGATTTAgacccaaaaagcccaatacaatgaatttgtaaagagtgaattagaaaactaggctctaaATTAGATAACAATTATAATTGGCCTAGATGACGAGAAAGCAAAgataaactaatttaatataaagaaaattgttCTCAACACAATTCGAAGAGATCAGTTCTTTTATATATCTCTTTTGAATTTGGTTACAAGTTATGTTCTTGTTCTTacaatgtttttctctttcttccccGATTCCTATTCTCAGtgcattctttctcttttatactaccTCACttctttcatctccaccttctTTGTGTAGATCAGATCACTGGTGTTaatccttgtcccatcagcacctttctaaagtctttgggagtagctgtaaggctgaaaattatTCTTCaagtatcacttcctcattaatacagtcagagagttagctacaaagcattcaatgtggtggtagcagctttctcttagatatttcatagctCCCCTTTGTCCCATGCTTCTATGATGTACatccttatcaatagaatcTCCTAAAATGTTGTTCTAGATGGCAAACCACACCTTTTGACCTCATGGCCAAATCCCTTCCTTTATTCATTAATGCCGACCTCCATAACAACATTTACCCGTCGTCAGACTTCTAGGCATCCTCAGACCGGGCCCACAGCCCAATACATACTACTAGACCTATTATCCCTACattttgtattcattttcattttttgttgagaCCCACCATTAAAAAATTGgtttcatttgaaaatttgttcttacttttcattttcaatatcttAAAAAGTGGGTTTaattactaaaaacaaaaacacctTTTGCTCATATTCTTTTTTAAGGGAAATAGATGCAGTgacatttttgttaaaaaaaataaaaataaaaaccaacttTGTGAGGGTCAATTTGGGAtcagcttattttgttgaaattgaaatctttttgctgaaagtactgtaggtaaaggtaaaaattaactgaaatagtacaacaTGACTCGTGAATAATATCAAATAGTTCAataggacccataaatagtagcaaaaataagatgaatagtaaaataagttggcaaaaataatttttgtcaaacGGACACTAAGGTAGTGTTTGGATTTAACGTTTTCTGagtctgcgtttttttttttttttcaagccgtGATTGTTGACTTTAGGATGTGAATAATGCACATCAGTgagtcccgtgcactgttcacagacccacaaacctcacttttcagcaattttttcattaaaaataggtcctatggtactattcacacatttaaaaattattttgctatagtattttcagtttttagtttttagctatatccaaacggacccaccacttattttgctgaaaaatgaaaacactataacaaaataatttttaaattagtgaatagtgtcgtgagacccatttttaatgaaagttttgtaaGAAAAAGAGGTTTATGggtcccatgaatagtgcatgGGACCCACTGGAAAAGCCACCAGCCACAGAAatgcacttaaaaaaaaaaaaacgcagacgTAGACATtgataagctcaatccaaatggGTACTGAGTCCCGCTAATAGCGCTAATAGTGAATTGTCTCAtcaaaaactctctctctctctctctctctctgtgtgatgatgatgatgatgatgggatTTGATGAAATTTATTTGAATTGATGGGTTTTCTAGTGAAGAGATGGgctaggttttgttttgttttgtttttgtggatTACAACTTATGACGCGAAGATCTAAGTTGGGTATTGGCTTACGATggtttttttggtgggttttggttttataaCTATGACtattctataaataaattaatattacatTTAAATCCATATAATTATAGTCGATTTAGAAGTAACCATAGTCATAGAAATGATAAAGAGTTGTGCCATTAATAAGAACTTAGAAAGTCAATTGTAATTCTCTTTCTATCAAATTTTTTCGCACAAGTCCAAAATCTTGGgttcaaatccaaaattttttcctttaagatCAGGTAGGTTAATTGTTCCAGGTTCAATTTTGCTAGATCTGAGTATGGTAGATCTTaaatggacaaagtttggaGTTCCTTCACCCCCACTACATGGcaacttaaataaattattacgTGAATATTTGGTCACATGACCTACTTAATTGTCATAGTGGTTCAtaaaatttaaccaaaagaaaatgcaaatttattattcttttggaAAGGAGGTTCACTTTATCTTGATatatcattataaattttgattttgatgttaagAAAGAGATATAGATTGTATGTTGTGCGTTATTATATGAGAGATTAAGTGGCTAATGTTAATAATATACTATATAGGATATTGATTTACCAAAATTAAAGCCTCAAAATACTCTTCTCCCTTGTTTTCAATTAGGTTGAGTTTTTATTGGTTTAATATTTTGAAGGCCTTTTTAGAAGTGAGAAAAATAGTgcacaattcttttttattttttgaaccagcaattatcattttttatatataataaaatttgtaatattcttAACATCACTCTACAAATTTGGACTTTTTTATAATGGGATGGGCCCTTTTTATAAAAGGAGATAGAACCGTTAAAAATTGGGGGCCTTAGACCCTGAGTATAAAGGCCGGACCCAGTGAAAGAGTTAATCAAGTTCCTACTTTCCTTCAACTAGCCATATTTGTTCCTTAACTCAAAGTCggataatctttttttataaatagtagATTTAAGATAAGGTGTGCTTTGTATTTTGGCAACACATATGGAAGCTCTCTTGCCAAGAGTTTTATAGTTTAATTGACACCTCCTCATGCATAAAATGCTTGGGGTCTAGGAGGAAAATATTCGAGTTATATATGGAGTTAGCAATATATTGTaacaatcttaaaaaaaaaaaaaaaaaaaaaaaaaaaaaactctttatgaATTCACCCGGGCCTTTTGAGTAATAAAAACTAGCTTCATCACATGCGCTTTGGGCATGtgatgagactttttttttggttagtttagtgttataatttttctttaaaaaaaaaatgaaaacattggGCTTAGTGTTGTATTTTTACaggattgtcctttagttttgtctctatttaAACATAGAAgtgtaggggcatttttgaaaaaaaaaaagaaggattttAAACCGAGAAatccccttaaatagtagtatagataactTAGTTGTCAAGCAAGTTTAGTGTTAATTGTTAATTGTTTAAAGCCACCACTAGCCATCACCACCCACAAgtgttgataatttgatgtgagTAGCGTGACGGGAATGACGACTCTACATCCCGctgacgaagataacattaATGACGAGAGAATCATCCATGACGAGGTAATCAGAAACAACGAAGAAagccatcatcactgacgaaggcaggaagttattcaatgcagtcaatcaatGATCCGAGCAGTTACCAAATCGACCAAGCAGACCGTTGGAGGGcctcttaaaagtctcattactgaCCAGGTGCGTTACTAAGGCCTCAGGTATAAAACTTTCACACAACCAACAGAAgaatatatatgcaaaaatactctgaaactaGCTTTTACTCTTTTACTGTGTTTAATtgtgatcctaactttggcatcagagactttgtggcaggcgcCACACCGGTGTCCCTCGTCGAGCAAACCTTCA
This DNA window, taken from Quercus robur chromosome 2, dhQueRobu3.1, whole genome shotgun sequence, encodes the following:
- the LOC126712916 gene encoding UDP-N-acetylglucosamine transporter UGNT1, which encodes MSLKASSSSNPMLPISDPPGDEDRDKPLRGEEKLFKGSAMTKRGAYAAISYMSCAVLLILFNKAALSSYSFPSANVITLFQMICSCCFLYVMRHLKMISFTVGESLTVSDNVTTLVPLKTLRHTLPLAGAYLLYMLATMESVRGVNVPMYTTLRRTTVVFTMVVEYILAGQKYTSSIVGSVALIVLGAFIAGARDLSFDAYGYAIVFLSNITTAIYLATIARIGKSSGLNSFGLMWCNGILCGPILLLWTFIRGDLEMTINFPYMFSPGFLAVLFCSCVLAFFLNYSIFLNTTLNSALTQTICGNLKDLFTIGFGWILFGGLPFDIFNVIGQLLGFIGSGLYAYYKLIGK